Proteins found in one Paenibacillus borealis genomic segment:
- a CDS encoding M3 family oligoendopeptidase — translation MKQPLSLTWELESIFPGGSASPQFESFLNQLEADIESLRQQVAAAVAPADAASTKSLDSVIELLQSCAGRLTQAAEFTGCLGAQNQQDKGAVRLSSKVTGMRAGFEGVSSAFDNVLRQTADGVWAEWMARPEIAPLNFVLSESRDLAREKMSPELESLALELAVDGYHGWSEHYETIVGSIQIPFEDGDGQKLLSAGQAFNKLDDEDPEVRSTMFRKWEEAWGGAADYCADTLNHLAGFRLKLYKGRGWEDVLKEPLGINRMTRESLDVMWEVITKNKPVIVSYLQRKAKLLGLESLAWVDVEAPVGKSSGKIPYEQAAADIVTQFRKFSPKMADFAERAFDNDWIEVEDRAAKRPGGFCVSFPESKESRIFMTYSGTPSNVSTLAHELGHAYHSFLLDDQPLFNQNYAMNVAETASTFAEVIVADAQVKSAGNAEEKLALLEAKIQNSVAFFMNIHARFLFETRFYEKRKQGLVSAEELSALMEEAQKEAFCGVLSEYHPHFWASKLHFYITDVPFYNFPYTVGYMFSTGLYRLALQEGASFADKYDSLLKDTGVMTLENLVSKHLGVDLSKPDFWQGAADLIAADISEFLEMTEHLA, via the coding sequence ATGAAACAGCCTTTATCACTGACATGGGAACTGGAATCCATTTTCCCGGGAGGCTCCGCCTCTCCCCAGTTTGAGAGCTTTCTGAACCAATTGGAAGCCGACATTGAAAGTTTACGCCAGCAGGTCGCCGCGGCAGTTGCGCCTGCCGATGCAGCCTCCACCAAATCGCTGGACAGTGTGATTGAACTGCTGCAGAGCTGTGCCGGACGCCTCACGCAGGCTGCGGAATTTACCGGCTGTCTGGGAGCCCAGAACCAGCAGGACAAAGGTGCTGTAAGGCTGTCGTCTAAGGTGACAGGCATGCGCGCCGGATTCGAGGGCGTCAGCTCTGCATTCGACAACGTGCTGCGCCAGACCGCCGACGGGGTGTGGGCCGAGTGGATGGCCCGGCCGGAGATTGCCCCGCTTAATTTCGTACTTAGTGAGAGCCGCGATCTGGCCCGTGAGAAGATGAGTCCGGAGCTTGAGAGCCTCGCGCTTGAACTGGCTGTTGACGGATACCATGGCTGGAGTGAACACTACGAAACCATCGTAGGTTCGATCCAGATTCCTTTTGAAGACGGGGATGGCCAGAAGCTGTTGTCTGCCGGGCAAGCCTTCAATAAGCTGGATGACGAGGACCCTGAAGTCCGCAGCACCATGTTCCGCAAGTGGGAAGAGGCCTGGGGCGGCGCTGCTGATTATTGTGCGGATACCCTTAATCATCTGGCCGGATTCCGCCTGAAGCTGTACAAAGGCCGCGGCTGGGAGGATGTGCTGAAGGAGCCGCTTGGCATTAACCGGATGACGCGTGAATCGCTGGATGTGATGTGGGAGGTTATTACGAAGAACAAGCCCGTGATTGTGTCCTACCTGCAGCGCAAAGCGAAGCTTCTTGGCCTTGAATCTCTGGCCTGGGTTGATGTGGAAGCGCCTGTCGGCAAGTCCTCCGGCAAAATTCCTTATGAGCAGGCGGCAGCTGACATCGTTACCCAGTTCCGCAAATTCAGTCCGAAGATGGCGGATTTCGCCGAGCGTGCTTTCGACAATGACTGGATCGAGGTCGAGGACCGTGCGGCCAAACGCCCCGGGGGGTTCTGCGTATCGTTCCCGGAGAGTAAAGAGTCGCGCATCTTTATGACCTACAGCGGCACACCGTCCAATGTATCGACGCTCGCACATGAGCTGGGTCATGCCTACCATTCGTTCCTGCTGGATGACCAGCCGCTGTTCAATCAGAACTATGCCATGAATGTGGCCGAGACAGCCTCCACCTTTGCCGAAGTCATTGTGGCTGATGCACAGGTGAAATCCGCTGGCAACGCTGAGGAGAAGCTGGCGCTGCTGGAAGCGAAGATTCAGAACAGCGTAGCGTTCTTCATGAATATTCATGCCCGCTTCCTCTTCGAGACCCGCTTCTATGAGAAGCGTAAACAGGGTCTGGTAAGTGCAGAAGAATTGTCTGCCTTGATGGAAGAAGCGCAGAAGGAAGCCTTCTGCGGTGTGCTCTCTGAGTATCACCCGCATTTCTGGGCCTCCAAGCTTCATTTCTATATCACGGACGTGCCGTTCTACAACTTCCCGTATACCGTTGGATATATGTTCAGTACAGGACTGTACCGGCTTGCTTTGCAGGAAGGTGCATCCTTTGCCGATAAATATGACAGCCTGCTCAAGGATACCGGAGTCATGACACTGGAGAATCTGGTGTCGAAACACCTGGGCGTAGACTTGTCCAAACCGGACTTCTGGCAGGGCGCTGCAGATTTGATTGCTGCCGATATTAGTGAATTCCTGGAAATGACAGAGCATCTGGCCTAA
- the ylbJ gene encoding sporulation integral membrane protein YlbJ, whose translation MTLNKIASPLLGIVLAGCMLLMLLHPSSSLDAALRGLAVWWDVLFPSLFPFFVISEIMLGFGIVHLFGALLDPLMRPLFNIPGSGGFVAAMGYVSGYPVGAKLTAKLREQGMISKVEGERLVAFTTSSDPIFLLGAVSVGFFHDASLGLILALAHYGGGFIVGLLMSFHGRSRPENSGTVPSAPADPSAAAPPGRGYGRLRTAMNAMAEARRKDGRSLGELLRNAIQSSLQLIIVVGGLVVFFNVLMELLARAGIMSMLFSTAGHLLSLAGFPQGLSAALVSGLFEVTLGARSAGEAAAGIPLQFKVAAAAFILSWGGLSVHAQVASILNGSGLRYLPFMAARLVHALLSAGLVLLLWKPVVSSGLAVQWSALPAASGLASPDSGLISSISLLGLLLAFMLVLSLLMLLAGKLRRF comes from the coding sequence ATGACACTGAACAAAATTGCCAGCCCGCTGCTCGGCATCGTACTGGCGGGCTGCATGCTGCTGATGCTGCTCCATCCGTCCAGCTCTCTGGATGCGGCACTGCGCGGGCTGGCCGTCTGGTGGGACGTGCTGTTTCCTTCGCTGTTCCCCTTCTTCGTCATCTCCGAAATTATGCTGGGCTTTGGCATCGTCCACCTCTTCGGGGCGTTGCTTGATCCGCTTATGCGCCCGCTCTTCAATATACCCGGCAGCGGCGGATTCGTAGCTGCCATGGGATATGTGTCAGGATATCCCGTCGGGGCCAAATTAACCGCCAAGCTGCGGGAACAGGGAATGATCAGCAAGGTGGAAGGGGAACGGCTGGTGGCCTTCACTACTTCCTCAGACCCTATTTTTCTGCTTGGCGCCGTGTCCGTCGGTTTCTTTCATGATGCCTCCCTCGGGCTTATCCTTGCCCTTGCCCATTACGGGGGCGGATTCATCGTCGGCCTGCTAATGTCCTTTCATGGCCGCAGCAGACCTGAGAACTCCGGGACAGTGCCCTCTGCGCCCGCAGATCCCTCGGCTGCAGCCCCGCCCGGGAGAGGTTACGGCAGACTGCGCACCGCGATGAATGCCATGGCTGAAGCCCGCCGCAAAGACGGCAGAAGTCTCGGCGAACTGCTGAGGAATGCAATCCAGTCCTCGCTGCAGCTTATTATTGTCGTTGGAGGGCTGGTTGTATTCTTCAATGTGCTGATGGAGCTGCTCGCCCGAGCCGGAATTATGTCCATGCTGTTCAGTACCGCCGGCCATCTGCTGTCACTTGCCGGATTCCCGCAGGGACTCTCGGCCGCTCTGGTCAGCGGGTTATTCGAGGTGACACTCGGCGCCCGCTCGGCGGGAGAAGCCGCCGCAGGAATTCCGCTGCAGTTCAAGGTGGCTGCTGCAGCGTTCATCCTCTCCTGGGGAGGATTATCCGTGCATGCCCAGGTAGCCAGTATTCTGAATGGCTCCGGACTGCGTTACCTGCCCTTCATGGCTGCCCGTTTGGTACATGCCCTGCTCTCTGCCGGGCTTGTCCTTCTGCTCTGGAAGCCGGTGGTCAGCTCAGGACTCGCTGTGCAGTGGAGTGCGCTGCCTGCCGCCTCCGGTCTGGCCTCGCCGGATTCCGGCCTGATCAGCAGCATCAGTCTGCTCGGCCTGCTGCTGGCCTTCATGCTTGTGCTGTCGCTGCTGATGCTGCTGGCGGGCAAGCTGCGGCGTTTTTAA
- a CDS encoding copper amine oxidase N-terminal domain-containing protein, translating into MKKLLSMIGVSLLALVLAVPAFAAEKPIKVYINNSNLTFTAGTPYLKDNTVLVPFRVIFEKLGLQVLWDAKTGTVTGTGTGLNISLKVGSKRATVNGTVKQLTVAPVSTAGTTYIPLRFIAEATGGTAAWDAASRSVKITVPQSSSSDEKDITALIQLSNKYYNEEKAISFYSLVDSESDNMESVTDMNSLFELYDLKNTIQSLKILSIAGNEATVYTVEKSVRTGGYYIPDEQFEYLYTLVRKDGSWKISGMEVQESTVLLTREQGMKQAVVPQSDATVIKDNLSKYYQNMTTQNVDGTMALMTSYGEDYDAASAADLQDLFDSYDLSYSLTNANIYYYAADEAAVYTEVSIKDGESGESYTQSLIFILTKSESGAWTIDDTYHISFDSL; encoded by the coding sequence TTGAAAAAACTACTATCTATGATTGGCGTCAGCCTTCTGGCCCTCGTATTGGCCGTTCCCGCTTTCGCAGCAGAAAAACCTATCAAAGTCTACATAAACAACAGCAATCTTACCTTCACCGCCGGAACCCCTTATCTGAAAGATAATACTGTACTGGTGCCTTTCCGGGTAATCTTTGAGAAGCTCGGGCTGCAGGTGCTGTGGGATGCCAAGACAGGAACCGTTACCGGAACAGGTACGGGCCTGAATATCAGCCTTAAAGTCGGCAGCAAACGCGCTACCGTCAACGGTACCGTCAAGCAGCTTACGGTTGCTCCGGTTTCTACAGCAGGTACAACCTACATACCGCTCCGTTTCATAGCTGAAGCCACCGGCGGAACAGCCGCCTGGGATGCCGCCAGCCGGAGCGTGAAAATTACCGTACCGCAATCGTCCTCCAGCGATGAGAAGGATATTACAGCACTCATTCAATTATCCAATAAATATTATAATGAAGAAAAAGCGATCAGCTTCTACTCCTTAGTGGATTCCGAGTCCGACAATATGGAGTCTGTAACGGATATGAATTCCCTGTTCGAGCTGTATGACCTTAAGAACACCATTCAAAGCCTTAAGATCCTGAGTATTGCCGGAAACGAAGCTACTGTATACACCGTCGAAAAATCCGTTAGAACCGGCGGTTATTATATTCCGGATGAGCAGTTCGAATATTTGTACACGCTGGTCCGTAAGGACGGCTCCTGGAAAATCTCCGGAATGGAGGTACAGGAATCCACTGTGCTCCTGACACGTGAACAAGGCATGAAGCAGGCTGTGGTCCCGCAGAGCGACGCCACCGTGATTAAGGACAATCTCAGCAAATATTATCAGAATATGACTACCCAGAATGTTGATGGAACCATGGCACTAATGACCTCTTACGGTGAAGATTATGACGCTGCCAGCGCAGCCGATCTGCAGGATCTTTTCGACTCCTATGATCTTAGCTACTCGCTGACTAATGCGAATATCTACTATTATGCGGCCGATGAAGCTGCGGTCTATACGGAAGTATCCATTAAAGACGGCGAATCGGGAGAGAGCTACACCCAGTCCCTCATCTTTATTCTGACCAAATCAGAAAGCGGCGCATGGACAATTGACGATACTTACCACATTAGCTTTGATAGCTTGTAA
- a CDS encoding alpha/beta-type small acid-soluble spore protein, whose translation MGQAGQQGRGSRSNNLVVPQANAALQQLKYEAAQELGVTIPADGYYGNYTSRETGSLGGYITKRLVQLAEQQLSGRS comes from the coding sequence ATGGGTCAAGCAGGTCAACAAGGTCGTGGTAGCCGTTCTAACAACCTGGTCGTTCCTCAAGCGAATGCAGCGCTGCAGCAGTTGAAATATGAAGCAGCACAAGAGCTTGGAGTAACTATCCCGGCTGACGGTTATTATGGGAACTACACTTCCCGCGAAACCGGTTCTTTGGGAGGATACATCACCAAACGTCTGGTGCAACTGGCAGAGCAACAACTGTCCGGTCGTTCGTAG
- a CDS encoding globin: MNPNESLFNNLGGAEGVHRLVEVFYSKVQLHPQLSPLFPEDITPVLEKQYQFLSQFFGGPALYSEQHGHPMMRARHMYIPITPERADDWLNCMKAALEETGVEEPLRSFVLSRLAGPAHHFVNMPHE; this comes from the coding sequence ATGAATCCGAATGAGAGTCTGTTTAACAACCTGGGAGGTGCCGAGGGAGTTCATCGTCTGGTGGAAGTGTTCTACTCCAAGGTACAGCTCCACCCGCAGCTGAGTCCGTTATTTCCTGAAGATATTACTCCTGTACTGGAGAAGCAATATCAGTTTCTAAGCCAGTTCTTCGGCGGTCCTGCACTTTATTCGGAGCAGCACGGCCATCCCATGATGAGAGCCAGGCATATGTATATTCCCATCACTCCGGAACGGGCGGATGATTGGCTGAACTGTATGAAGGCCGCCCTGGAAGAGACCGGTGTGGAAGAGCCTCTGCGTTCGTTCGTGCTCAGCCGGCTGGCGGGCCCTGCGCATCATTTTGTCAATATGCCCCATGAATAA
- a CDS encoding YycC family protein encodes MKPLQISPETAITLSKQLGVPLEHLMHMPQHILLQKIAELSKKASTEPAGGSASEPSPEQDKQ; translated from the coding sequence GTGAAGCCACTGCAAATTTCGCCGGAAACGGCCATTACGCTGTCCAAACAACTCGGCGTTCCGCTGGAACACCTGATGCATATGCCTCAACATATACTGCTGCAAAAAATCGCTGAATTATCCAAGAAGGCAAGCACGGAGCCTGCCGGAGGCAGCGCATCTGAACCGTCTCCAGAGCAGGACAAGCAATGA
- a CDS encoding NAD kinase, with the protein MRYYVLDRGDELSIQLAEQFHKLAAERNLELDAKSPEIVISIGGDGTMLHAFHTFIDQIPNLAFVGVHTGHLGFYADWQAEELPTLIDYMCGDIGPHNPRMVQYPLLELEIHKKSGSSSHIALNEFTLKGVDGTVVIQIDINDVSFEMFRGDGICISTPSGSTAYNKSLGGAMVHPTIEALQISEIASINNRVFRTMGSPLLLPKHHHCDIYSRKDQRLLLTVDHNNIPVDDLISVRCQVSDKKISFARYRPFPFWNRVREAFLV; encoded by the coding sequence TTGAGATATTATGTTCTGGACCGCGGAGATGAATTGTCCATCCAACTAGCGGAGCAATTTCACAAGCTGGCGGCGGAGCGGAATCTGGAGCTGGATGCCAAGTCTCCGGAAATCGTGATATCGATTGGCGGCGACGGCACTATGCTGCACGCTTTTCATACGTTTATCGACCAGATACCTAATCTGGCTTTTGTCGGTGTGCATACCGGGCATCTGGGCTTCTACGCGGACTGGCAAGCCGAAGAGCTGCCAACCCTGATTGATTATATGTGCGGAGATATAGGCCCGCATAATCCGCGTATGGTACAGTATCCGCTCCTTGAACTGGAAATCCACAAGAAATCCGGTTCCAGCTCGCATATTGCCCTGAACGAATTCACCCTTAAAGGCGTAGACGGTACGGTTGTCATCCAGATTGATATTAATGATGTAAGCTTTGAAATGTTCCGTGGTGACGGTATTTGCATCTCTACCCCCTCCGGCAGCACTGCTTACAACAAAAGCCTGGGCGGCGCCATGGTGCATCCCACGATCGAGGCGCTGCAGATTTCCGAGATTGCTTCGATTAATAACCGGGTATTCCGCACGATGGGGTCACCGCTGCTGCTTCCTAAGCATCATCACTGCGATATTTACTCGCGCAAGGATCAGCGCCTGCTGCTGACCGTGGATCATAACAATATTCCAGTGGATGATCTGATCTCTGTACGTTGCCAGGTGTCCGACAAAAAAATCAGCTTTGCCAGGTACCGCCCTTTCCCTTTCTGGAATCGTGTACGCGAGGCGTTTCTGGTGTAG
- a CDS encoding DUF2225 domain-containing protein, with the protein MPELIPLYSIKVVCCNCEHEFSTSRVRPSLKKAIRRDADFCSYYKDENPDYYVVRVCPKCGFASTENSADKLVEWQRKSFEAQVGRRWKARDFGEKRSWEVALETYKLALICAQSIKDKERIIASLLHHIAWLYRYQGDTVQEQRFLRYSLDEYVKVFENDSSGGNDARLMYLIGELNRRVGDFTVAVRWFSRVINDQRIVDAAMIRASREQWAILREQMRGEDIDPDGLPSAT; encoded by the coding sequence TTGCCGGAATTAATCCCCCTATACTCAATTAAGGTTGTATGCTGCAACTGTGAACATGAATTCTCAACATCAAGAGTCCGTCCCAGCCTCAAAAAAGCCATCCGCCGTGATGCTGACTTCTGCTCATATTACAAGGATGAGAACCCTGACTATTATGTTGTACGAGTCTGTCCGAAGTGCGGATTCGCATCCACGGAGAACTCAGCAGACAAGCTGGTGGAATGGCAGCGCAAATCTTTTGAAGCGCAGGTGGGCAGACGCTGGAAAGCCCGTGACTTCGGGGAGAAGCGCAGCTGGGAGGTAGCTCTTGAAACTTACAAGCTGGCCCTGATCTGCGCACAAAGCATCAAGGACAAGGAACGGATTATTGCGAGTCTGCTCCACCATATTGCCTGGCTATACCGCTATCAAGGGGATACGGTACAGGAACAGCGTTTCTTGCGTTACTCGCTTGATGAGTATGTGAAGGTGTTCGAGAATGATTCATCGGGAGGAAATGATGCCCGTCTGATGTATCTGATCGGGGAGCTTAACCGCCGTGTCGGCGATTTCACTGTGGCTGTAAGGTGGTTCTCCCGTGTGATTAATGACCAGAGAATTGTAGATGCGGCTATGATCCGCGCTTCACGTGAACAGTGGGCTATTCTGCGCGAGCAGATGCGCGGAGAGGATATTGATCCGGACGGGCTTCCGTCAGCTACATAG
- a CDS encoding aldose 1-epimerase, which produces MKQVTKGQWNGYDTYILHSRELEVTLLPRLGNNVISLWDRKEERQILRQPDESDLAFYIQKPYHFGIPLLVPPGRIRNGQFAFDGISYQFDRNSGDHHIHGLHRTQAWCVSDIEEDEEGCTVTTEFTTTDDAEWIRQFPEPLKLEMTFRLQGPELVQTLKVTHLGRRRIPFGIGYHTWFMLDGAPERWSVTLPVQGVYELNNELLPSGQLLPLGELDALNSHMNLQGTNLDTALRIGDQQPAEAFLMRDDGYGLRYSVDKDVFRHWVLYTKGEADQFLCIEPLTWLPDAPNLQQDASFTGIVTLEPGQTLVLGSSLQMIYPGQ; this is translated from the coding sequence ATGAAACAGGTGACCAAAGGGCAGTGGAACGGTTATGATACGTACATTTTGCATAGCCGCGAGCTGGAAGTCACGCTTTTGCCCCGGCTGGGAAACAACGTAATTTCCTTATGGGACCGCAAGGAGGAGCGGCAAATCCTGCGCCAGCCTGATGAAAGCGACTTGGCTTTTTATATTCAGAAACCTTATCACTTCGGCATTCCGCTTCTAGTACCGCCCGGGCGTATACGAAACGGGCAATTCGCCTTCGACGGCATCAGCTACCAGTTTGACCGGAATTCAGGCGACCATCATATTCACGGTCTTCACCGCACACAAGCCTGGTGTGTCAGCGATATTGAAGAGGATGAGGAAGGCTGCACGGTAACGACCGAATTCACAACTACGGATGATGCAGAGTGGATCAGGCAATTTCCCGAGCCGCTGAAGCTTGAGATGACATTCCGCCTGCAGGGGCCAGAGCTGGTGCAGACACTCAAGGTTACTCACCTCGGCAGAAGGCGCATTCCATTTGGTATCGGCTATCATACATGGTTTATGCTTGACGGCGCACCTGAGCGCTGGAGTGTAACTCTCCCTGTTCAAGGCGTCTATGAGCTGAATAATGAGCTTCTGCCCAGCGGGCAATTATTGCCGCTCGGTGAACTTGATGCTCTTAACAGCCATATGAACCTTCAAGGAACGAATCTGGATACTGCCCTGCGGATCGGCGATCAGCAGCCTGCTGAGGCCTTCCTGATGCGCGATGACGGCTACGGACTGCGTTATTCGGTGGACAAGGATGTATTCCGTCACTGGGTCCTCTATACCAAAGGAGAAGCTGACCAGTTCCTCTGCATTGAACCGCTCACCTGGCTTCCGGATGCGCCGAATCTTCAGCAGGACGCTTCCTTCACCGGTATTGTTACGCTTGAACCGGGCCAGACGCTGGTCCTCGGCAGCAGCCTGCAGATGATTTATCCCGGCCAATAA